One genomic region from Solwaraspora sp. WMMD792 encodes:
- a CDS encoding AraC family transcriptional regulator, whose translation MPETRQDLPLRGSFRLATPAGWGRLPHGFLLDRHQHTDGLLLWAATGALATTTARGTWVAPANRVTWTPPGFEHAHRSIGTTDVRLVMVPRELCGDLPAHPSVCTVNLLLRETFLALTDRPETRPGAYERIRAVLLDEFAETSEPSLHLPEPTDDRLRAVTDRLHADPGQNATLAVLGRAVGASERTLSRLFNAELGMSFHRWRTMLRVHHALMHLTDGRSVTETATRCGWSNPSSFIDAFTEVVGQTPGRYQAELRSQPR comes from the coding sequence ATGCCTGAAACCCGCCAAGATTTGCCACTTCGTGGCTCGTTCCGGCTGGCGACCCCCGCCGGCTGGGGGCGGCTCCCGCACGGCTTCCTCCTCGACCGCCATCAGCACACCGACGGTCTGCTGCTGTGGGCGGCGACCGGCGCCCTGGCCACCACCACCGCACGCGGCACGTGGGTGGCCCCGGCCAACCGGGTCACCTGGACCCCGCCCGGCTTCGAGCACGCCCACCGCTCGATCGGCACCACCGACGTACGGCTCGTCATGGTCCCGCGCGAACTCTGCGGCGACCTGCCAGCGCATCCCAGCGTGTGCACGGTCAACCTACTGCTGCGCGAGACGTTCCTGGCGTTGACCGACCGTCCGGAGACACGACCCGGTGCCTACGAGCGGATCCGCGCGGTCCTGCTCGACGAGTTCGCCGAGACCTCCGAACCGTCGCTGCACCTGCCGGAGCCGACCGACGACCGGCTGCGCGCGGTGACCGACCGGCTGCACGCCGACCCCGGCCAGAATGCCACGCTCGCTGTCCTCGGCCGGGCCGTCGGCGCGAGCGAGCGGACGCTCAGCCGGCTGTTCAACGCCGAACTCGGCATGAGCTTCCACCGCTGGCGGACCATGCTGCGCGTCCATCATGCGCTCATGCATCTCACCGACGGCCGGTCCGTCACCGAGACCGCGACAAGGTGCGGCTGGTCCAACCCGTCCAGCTTCATCGACGCGTTCACCGAGGTCGTCGGTCAGACACCCGGCCGGTACCAGGCCGAGCTACGGTCCCAGCCCCGGTAG
- a CDS encoding siderophore-interacting protein, with protein MSGVSLGMIGKYRRPAQRRMLALSVLEQERISPHFVSVTLGGDDFAHLEQSGYDQFGRLFFSPPGQAEATLPTSDKWMRQYALLPARRRPRTRMYSIRRFRPEISAFDIEVAVHEEAGGGPSAPGTAWALAAKPGDRVTFLDEGYCYQPTHAATWQLLVGDESALPAILAILDSAGPTLPTEVFVEVPTSADIRHDVTVPAGTTMHWLPRDDPDRKPGALALPAVRDATLPSGPSYTWTAGESALATGLRRHLVTDRGVPKSDIAFVGYWKHGHASL; from the coding sequence ATGAGTGGTGTGTCACTGGGGATGATCGGCAAATATCGGCGCCCCGCGCAACGGCGGATGCTGGCGCTGAGCGTGCTGGAGCAGGAACGGATCAGTCCGCACTTCGTTTCCGTCACGCTCGGCGGAGACGACTTCGCGCACCTCGAGCAATCCGGGTACGACCAGTTCGGTCGCCTCTTCTTCAGCCCGCCGGGCCAGGCCGAGGCGACGCTGCCGACCAGCGACAAGTGGATGCGTCAGTACGCGCTCCTGCCGGCCCGGCGCCGCCCACGTACCCGGATGTACTCGATCCGACGCTTCCGGCCGGAGATCTCCGCCTTCGACATCGAGGTCGCCGTACACGAAGAAGCCGGTGGCGGGCCGTCGGCGCCCGGCACCGCCTGGGCACTGGCGGCCAAACCTGGCGACCGGGTCACCTTCCTCGACGAGGGCTACTGCTACCAGCCCACCCACGCCGCCACCTGGCAGCTGCTGGTCGGCGACGAGAGCGCGCTGCCGGCCATCCTCGCGATCCTGGACAGCGCCGGGCCGACCCTGCCCACCGAGGTCTTCGTCGAGGTACCCACCAGCGCGGACATCCGGCACGACGTGACCGTGCCCGCCGGCACGACGATGCACTGGCTGCCCCGCGACGACCCCGACCGCAAACCTGGCGCCCTGGCACTACCGGCCGTACGCGACGCCACGCTCCCCTCGGGCCCCTCCTACACCTGGACGGCCGGGGAATCGGCGCTGGCCACCGGTCTTCGCCGGCATCTCGTCACCGACCGTGGCGTACCGAAGTCCGACATCGCGTTCGTCGGATACTGGAAACACGGCCACGCCAGCCTCTGA
- a CDS encoding DUF6578 domain-containing protein — MEKTVWLDSWQMQCCGEPFALGDEVAWTLHDPNVEWLSEVLGADLAGRVDAAEEHHGGVAASVSVTVGTVASIQTAHCRYAPHADGPDNYLYPVPGSGAVSAVSSADGWPPESEDLRFVGYVVQLTGVRTRPA; from the coding sequence GTGGAGAAGACGGTGTGGCTGGACTCCTGGCAGATGCAGTGCTGCGGGGAGCCCTTCGCGCTCGGCGACGAAGTCGCGTGGACGCTGCATGACCCGAATGTCGAGTGGCTGTCGGAGGTGCTTGGTGCAGACCTGGCCGGCCGCGTAGACGCGGCCGAGGAGCACCACGGCGGCGTCGCCGCATCGGTGTCGGTGACCGTCGGGACGGTAGCGTCCATCCAGACCGCGCACTGCCGGTACGCTCCCCACGCGGACGGGCCGGACAACTACTTGTACCCCGTCCCCGGCTCTGGAGCAGTCAGCGCGGTCAGCTCTGCGGATGGTTGGCCGCCCGAAAGCGAGGACCTCCGGTTCGTCGGCTATGTGGTTCAGCTGACCGGAGTCAGGACCCGACCCGCGTAG
- a CDS encoding GPP34 family phosphoprotein: MGVSLSSERNWPDICLHDHYVSIFPAATAAAAGSSAPVAAVPSAVALLADLVDAGALRVHDGRLWLAARHVPVDALGGWILRWLDAEPRHRRVGTWLALLAPRAHGQVARRLTAAGVVRPRTVRRRLLTTAVVHVPTDMNRAAWAWARLTVRLQRGEPLPAFEARLGGLCLVTGLDDFVLTGLPPASRRHLHRETAARLPAEITELFTIARHRLDGAAHRRR; this comes from the coding sequence CTGGGCGTCTCGCTGTCATCCGAGCGAAATTGGCCAGATATTTGCCTTCATGACCACTACGTCTCGATCTTCCCTGCCGCCACCGCAGCTGCCGCTGGGTCTTCAGCGCCGGTTGCGGCGGTACCGTCTGCCGTAGCCCTGCTGGCCGACCTGGTCGACGCGGGCGCGTTGCGGGTGCACGATGGCCGGTTGTGGCTGGCCGCGCGGCACGTACCGGTGGACGCGCTCGGCGGCTGGATCCTGCGCTGGCTGGACGCGGAGCCGAGGCACCGGCGGGTAGGAACGTGGTTGGCGTTGCTGGCGCCGCGGGCCCACGGCCAGGTCGCCCGGCGGCTGACCGCGGCGGGCGTGGTCCGGCCCCGGACGGTACGCCGCCGGCTGCTGACCACCGCCGTGGTCCATGTCCCGACCGACATGAACCGGGCCGCCTGGGCCTGGGCCCGTCTGACCGTACGCCTACAGCGCGGCGAACCGTTGCCGGCTTTCGAGGCGCGGCTGGGCGGGTTGTGCCTGGTGACCGGGCTGGACGACTTCGTGCTCACCGGCCTGCCGCCAGCGTCCCGCCGCCATCTGCACCGGGAGACCGCCGCCCGGCTGCCGGCCGAGATCACCGAACTGTTCACCATCGCCCGCCACCGCCTCGACGGCGCCGCCCACCGCCGCCGCTGA
- a CDS encoding CU044_5270 family protein: MRASQRVQELLGPADPIQGTSFPSPREAAHEIIERTDHSSVQLGLTAGGDVRPSLVRRPRLAVVVAVAIVVAAAAVTVPAWMLGDRTTGPAPNDSLGAAAGAELEVLTPVAYQQPDSPPAAGPMLMDLADRISDAPYDNAGGTYSYHRRKSWGARQALGPGGHVMSIAEEVETWSDSSGNGMTRTQQLMPEFPTEESRQYWEGVLEPGSRTPGAPVTSTGLVGPDQPITEDPSELARKLKAGAGAGAGAGATVKAVNDIYSLYLVPRSVRSQILRILADTPGLHWRGEVVDRAGRTGVAVTADDTEHNVQHLLIFDPVNGELLAHELVKLTEPRQVQVYNLILSYGRTAEAG; this comes from the coding sequence ATGCGCGCATCCCAGCGAGTTCAAGAACTTCTCGGGCCGGCTGACCCGATCCAAGGAACGAGTTTTCCATCCCCCAGAGAAGCAGCACACGAGATCATCGAGCGTACTGACCACAGCTCGGTGCAGTTGGGTCTGACGGCTGGCGGCGACGTGCGTCCGTCACTTGTCCGCAGGCCACGACTGGCCGTTGTGGTTGCTGTCGCGATCGTTGTAGCAGCGGCGGCGGTGACTGTGCCGGCCTGGATGTTGGGGGACCGAACCACCGGCCCTGCACCGAACGATTCCCTCGGTGCGGCTGCCGGAGCTGAACTGGAGGTGTTGACGCCTGTGGCATACCAGCAGCCGGACAGTCCTCCGGCTGCTGGACCAATGCTCATGGACCTCGCCGACCGTATTTCTGATGCCCCATATGACAACGCCGGCGGGACCTACTCGTATCATCGGCGTAAGTCCTGGGGGGCCCGGCAAGCGCTGGGGCCAGGCGGTCATGTCATGAGTATCGCGGAGGAGGTCGAGACCTGGTCGGACAGTAGCGGAAACGGCATGACCAGGACTCAGCAGTTGATGCCGGAATTCCCCACTGAAGAGTCCCGACAGTATTGGGAAGGCGTCCTCGAACCCGGTTCCCGGACGCCCGGTGCGCCCGTTACGTCAACAGGGCTGGTTGGTCCGGATCAGCCGATCACCGAGGACCCGTCCGAACTCGCCAGGAAGCTCAAGGCCGGTGCCGGTGCCGGTGCCGGTGCAGGGGCAACTGTCAAGGCAGTCAACGACATTTACAGCCTGTACCTGGTGCCGCGTTCGGTCCGTTCGCAGATCCTACGCATCCTCGCCGACACGCCCGGTCTGCACTGGCGGGGCGAGGTTGTCGACCGCGCTGGTCGGACTGGTGTGGCTGTCACGGCCGACGACACCGAGCACAACGTCCAACACTTGCTGATCTTCGACCCGGTTAACGGAGAACTGCTTGCACACGAGCTGGTCAAGCTTACCGAACCGCGACAGGTGCAGGTCTACAACCTGATTCTGAGTTACGGACGCACAGCTGAAGCTGGCTGA
- a CDS encoding sigma-70 family RNA polymerase sigma factor, which translates to MKPTGERDERWFTGVYAAHYRNIVAYGVRRTADMDVSVELAQEVFTVAWRRRADVPDRELPWLYGVARRLLANLWRVQRARPPTTPLAEMSQPDASSWSHPESRAEMVDLRRALLTLPEADQELLRLIGWERLSVAEAASALGCSRTAAAVRLHRARRRLKSAIDSTTGGTAQRNDSVSERGEDARIPASSRTSRAG; encoded by the coding sequence ATGAAGCCCACGGGGGAGCGTGACGAACGCTGGTTCACTGGCGTCTACGCCGCCCACTACCGAAACATAGTGGCGTACGGGGTGAGGCGTACGGCTGACATGGATGTCTCGGTCGAGCTCGCCCAGGAGGTCTTCACGGTCGCCTGGCGGCGGCGTGCTGACGTGCCGGACCGCGAGCTTCCCTGGCTGTACGGCGTCGCCCGGCGGCTCCTGGCCAATCTCTGGCGGGTACAACGCGCTAGGCCACCCACGACGCCGCTTGCCGAGATGAGTCAGCCCGATGCGAGCAGTTGGTCTCATCCCGAGTCCAGGGCAGAGATGGTCGATCTTCGGCGGGCCCTGCTGACCTTGCCTGAGGCGGATCAGGAGCTGCTGCGTCTCATCGGCTGGGAGCGTCTATCAGTCGCCGAAGCCGCATCGGCGCTCGGCTGCAGTCGGACGGCAGCAGCGGTGCGATTACACCGCGCCCGCCGCCGCCTGAAGTCAGCCATCGACTCGACAACCGGTGGTACCGCACAGCGGAACGACTCTGTAAGTGAGAGGGGCGAGGATGCGCGCATCCCAGCGAGTTCAAGAACTTCTCGGGCCGGCTGA
- a CDS encoding GPP34 family phosphoprotein produces the protein MTVYRTRTTTAAAAVASGGGVPVPAAAVRGRSPLLADEFFLLAADDVTGRPRLPAGPVGYGLAAALLADLVDAGALRVHDGWLWLAARHVPVDALGGWILRWLAAEPGHRRVGTWLALLASRAHGQVARRLTAAGVVRPRTVRRRLLTTAVVHVPTDMNRAAWAWARLTVRLQRGEPLPDVEARLGGLCLVTGLDDFVLTGLPAAARRHLHRETAARLPAEIAELFTIARHRLDGAAHRRHR, from the coding sequence ATGACAGTCTACCGCACCCGGACCACCACGGCCGCCGCCGCTGTTGCTTCCGGTGGTGGGGTGCCGGTGCCGGCTGCGGCGGTACGGGGCCGGTCGCCGCTGCTGGCGGACGAGTTCTTCCTGTTGGCGGCCGATGATGTGACGGGTCGGCCGCGTCTGCCGGCCGGGCCGGTCGGGTACGGTCTGGCCGCCGCGCTGCTGGCCGACCTGGTCGACGCGGGCGCGCTGCGGGTGCACGATGGCTGGTTGTGGCTGGCCGCGCGGCACGTGCCGGTGGACGCGCTCGGCGGCTGGATCCTGCGCTGGCTGGCTGCGGAGCCGGGGCACCGGCGGGTGGGGACGTGGTTGGCGTTGCTGGCGTCGCGGGCGCACGGCCAGGTCGCGCGGCGGCTGACCGCGGCGGGCGTGGTCCGGCCCCGGACGGTACGCCGCCGGCTGCTGACCACCGCCGTGGTCCATGTGCCGACCGACATGAACCGGGCCGCTTGGGCCTGGGCCCGTCTGACCGTACGCCTACAGCGCGGTGAGCCGTTGCCGGATGTTGAGGCGCGGCTGGGCGGGTTGTGTCTGGTGACCGGGCTGGATGACTTTGTGCTGACCGGCCTGCCTGCGGCGGCCCGCCGGCATCTGCACCGGGAGACCGCCGCCCGGCTGCCGGCCGAGATCGCCGAACTGTTCACCATCGCCCGCCACCGCCTCGACGGTGCCGCCCACCGCCGCCACCGCTGA
- a CDS encoding flavin reductase: MTARVVAVVGRVGHVAWRPSWRCRACRRPWPCEPARAELMASFDRIGRCMYVAELAAEAARDLPGLTPAQTYARFIAWARRREPA; this comes from the coding sequence GTGACCGCGCGGGTGGTGGCCGTGGTGGGCCGGGTCGGGCATGTGGCGTGGCGTCCGTCGTGGCGGTGCCGGGCCTGCCGCCGGCCGTGGCCGTGCGAGCCGGCCCGCGCGGAGCTGATGGCGAGCTTCGACCGGATCGGCCGCTGCATGTACGTCGCCGAGCTCGCCGCCGAAGCCGCCCGTGACCTGCCCGGCCTGACCCCGGCGCAGACGTACGCGCGGTTCATCGCCTGGGCGCGGCGGCGGGAGCCGGCATGA
- a CDS encoding DivIVA domain-containing protein produces the protein MRRLLDLVLFPRRTRRQSRLLASLANQTRPPARPPAAAGGGSRPPARRGGNAGTHLYYGAGVVRPSISPGLVRDRRFPVRTRRGCDPTEVRAFLHLVADELTAVRAELAATRDENVRIKQALRDWQSQQFQARPVG, from the coding sequence GTGCGCAGACTCCTCGACCTTGTCCTGTTCCCTCGGCGTACCCGGCGGCAGTCCCGGCTGCTCGCCAGCCTCGCCAACCAGACCCGGCCGCCCGCCCGGCCTCCCGCCGCTGCCGGCGGCGGGTCGCGTCCGCCGGCCCGGCGCGGCGGCAACGCCGGCACCCACCTCTACTACGGCGCCGGTGTGGTGCGGCCGTCGATCAGCCCCGGGCTGGTCCGCGACCGGCGGTTCCCGGTCCGCACCCGGCGCGGTTGCGACCCGACCGAGGTACGCGCCTTCCTGCACCTGGTCGCCGACGAGTTGACCGCCGTGCGGGCCGAGTTGGCGGCCACCCGGGACGAGAACGTGCGGATCAAGCAGGCGTTGCGGGACTGGCAGTCGCAGCAGTTCCAGGCCCGGCCGGTCGGTTGA
- a CDS encoding phosphotransferase, with amino-acid sequence MTDPQEALLLACEQVGVDAAGAELIRSAENVIYRLPGGVVARVSRDGQLATAGKEVRVSRWLNESGIPAVRAIEELPQPVAVDGRAVTFWHELPPHREGSIGQLAQVLHQLHRLRPPASLDLPPLAPFVLTLITGLGFGGP; translated from the coding sequence ATGACGGATCCGCAGGAAGCGCTGCTGCTCGCCTGCGAGCAGGTCGGGGTCGACGCGGCCGGCGCTGAGCTGATCCGCTCTGCGGAGAACGTCATCTACCGCCTGCCCGGCGGCGTTGTCGCCCGCGTCAGCCGCGACGGGCAGCTCGCCACCGCCGGCAAGGAAGTCCGGGTGTCCCGCTGGCTCAACGAATCCGGGATACCGGCTGTCCGCGCGATCGAGGAGCTGCCCCAACCAGTCGCGGTCGACGGGCGAGCGGTCACCTTCTGGCACGAGCTGCCACCGCACCGGGAAGGCAGCATCGGCCAGCTGGCCCAGGTGCTGCACCAGCTGCACCGCCTGCGGCCCCCGGCGAGTCTCGACCTGCCACCGCTGGCACCGTTCGTCCTGACTCTTATCACGGGGCTGGGTTTTGGCGGACCGTAG
- a CDS encoding phosphotransferase, whose product MPQPVAVDGRAVTFWHELPPHREGSIGQLAQVLHQLHRLRPPASLDLPPLAPFVRLEQRIAEATVFSADDRAWLLDHLHGLQERYRELPSGLPHGAVHGDAWAGNIVDTDAGPVVLDLERFAFGPPEWDLVSVAVDHLTFSAEYAPGWTEFCRHYGYDVTDWPGLSVLRDARELRKVTFAAQLAQDNPALRDQAHYRLACIRSEHGNRPWGWKPMP is encoded by the coding sequence CTGCCCCAACCAGTCGCGGTCGACGGGCGAGCGGTCACCTTCTGGCACGAGCTGCCACCGCACCGGGAAGGCAGCATCGGCCAGCTGGCCCAGGTGCTGCACCAGCTGCACCGCCTGCGGCCCCCGGCGAGTCTCGACCTGCCACCGCTGGCACCGTTCGTACGCCTGGAGCAGCGCATCGCCGAGGCGACCGTGTTCTCGGCCGACGACCGCGCCTGGCTGCTCGATCACCTGCACGGCTTGCAGGAGCGGTACCGCGAGCTTCCCTCCGGTCTCCCCCACGGTGCCGTGCACGGCGACGCCTGGGCCGGCAACATCGTCGACACCGACGCCGGACCAGTCGTGCTCGACCTCGAACGATTCGCCTTCGGCCCGCCCGAGTGGGACCTGGTCTCCGTCGCCGTCGACCACCTGACCTTCAGCGCCGAGTACGCACCCGGCTGGACCGAGTTCTGCCGGCACTACGGCTACGACGTCACCGACTGGCCGGGACTCTCGGTCCTCCGCGACGCCCGAGAGCTACGCAAGGTCACCTTCGCCGCCCAACTCGCGCAAGACAACCCAGCCCTACGCGACCAAGCCCACTACCGCCTCGCCTGCATCCGCAGCGAGCACGGCAACCGCCCCTGGGGCTGGAAACCGATGCCGTGA
- a CDS encoding AAA family ATPase, producing MNSGESFSVADGLTVVVGPNNSGKSQLLREIHERLTGGAVRVHYMPKVVALVESEQNCNAEDFLEWVRAKRKGFKPGEYGHGASNEEHFSLPDSPNRFVTSSELKTIWTNRALHYPQIGGWLFNYLPPGQAAGSIGNVQAFHVGREAPAGPLQLMYTSREFERIASDEMRNAFGESLTLHRYAGSMISLHVGSVIAEETVTPASADYLDEIEKLPLLQEQGDGVRSYMGMVLTVLAASYPVLILDEPETFLHPPQAYMLGNFLARQCENGMQVLLATHSDDMLRGIASAAAPDQGVTVVRLTRSSAGNHVAQVSVEDVRRLYRDPLIKYYGVLDGLFFHGSVICEGDSDCTYYRAVLESTVETLADGHPTTALNLHFMHCGGKSRIVHAVRALRAARVPVACVVDVDFLQGERDFVELIKACGGDPESLRGARNVILNAIGNDSEKVEKDVFRLKINKILELRRGDLLTSGDCQKIRQLVSPESGWRRFKRLGRDFLSGGAISAFDVLDQSLRGLGIFLVPVGELESFHRDVPCENKASWLREVLETRCYADSEKATNYVTAVANFIWQHQDQAATTAGKIVGEGR from the coding sequence TTGAATAGTGGTGAGAGTTTTTCTGTCGCTGATGGTCTGACCGTGGTGGTTGGGCCAAATAACTCGGGCAAGAGTCAGCTGCTTCGTGAGATTCATGAGAGGTTAACTGGCGGGGCAGTGAGAGTGCATTATATGCCCAAAGTAGTAGCTCTCGTAGAGTCTGAACAAAATTGCAATGCAGAGGATTTTCTGGAGTGGGTGCGCGCGAAACGCAAGGGATTCAAGCCGGGCGAATACGGTCATGGTGCATCTAACGAAGAGCATTTCAGCCTTCCGGATAGTCCAAATCGATTTGTGACTTCCTCGGAATTGAAAACAATATGGACTAATCGCGCGCTGCATTATCCGCAGATAGGAGGTTGGCTTTTTAATTACCTTCCCCCAGGGCAGGCGGCCGGCTCTATTGGAAACGTCCAGGCATTTCATGTTGGCCGAGAGGCACCTGCGGGTCCACTTCAATTGATGTATACAAGTAGGGAGTTTGAGCGAATTGCAAGCGATGAAATGCGCAACGCTTTTGGTGAATCTCTGACACTGCATCGATATGCAGGGAGCATGATTTCGCTGCACGTCGGATCGGTGATAGCGGAGGAGACGGTGACGCCCGCGTCCGCCGACTACCTGGATGAGATCGAAAAGCTACCCCTTCTTCAGGAGCAAGGGGATGGCGTTAGATCATATATGGGGATGGTGCTTACGGTCTTAGCTGCCAGCTACCCAGTCCTGATTCTCGACGAACCTGAGACGTTTCTGCATCCGCCGCAGGCGTATATGCTTGGAAATTTCCTGGCACGCCAGTGCGAAAATGGGATGCAAGTTCTTCTTGCTACGCATAGTGACGATATGCTGCGCGGGATAGCCTCAGCTGCTGCGCCTGACCAGGGTGTGACGGTCGTTCGACTGACTCGATCATCTGCGGGAAATCATGTGGCGCAGGTCTCTGTAGAGGACGTTCGGAGGCTTTACCGGGATCCGCTGATCAAGTACTACGGTGTACTTGATGGGTTGTTTTTCCACGGCTCCGTGATTTGCGAGGGAGACTCGGATTGCACCTACTATCGTGCGGTGCTTGAATCAACCGTCGAAACCTTGGCTGATGGTCATCCAACGACGGCATTGAACCTTCATTTCATGCACTGCGGCGGGAAGTCTCGGATTGTGCATGCCGTACGTGCGCTTAGGGCCGCTCGTGTTCCTGTTGCTTGTGTTGTAGATGTTGACTTCCTGCAGGGTGAACGTGATTTTGTTGAGCTGATCAAAGCATGTGGCGGCGATCCTGAGAGTTTGAGGGGTGCTCGAAACGTAATATTGAATGCAATTGGAAATGATTCTGAGAAAGTGGAAAAAGATGTCTTTCGTCTGAAGATTAATAAAATTCTGGAACTACGGAGGGGTGACCTACTGACTTCTGGTGACTGTCAGAAGATTCGGCAGTTGGTCTCACCGGAAAGTGGTTGGAGGCGATTCAAGAGACTTGGCAGGGATTTTCTTTCGGGTGGGGCGATATCGGCGTTCGATGTCCTCGATCAAAGCCTTAGGGGGTTGGGGATCTTTTTGGTCCCTGTTGGCGAGTTGGAGAGCTTTCATAGGGATGTTCCGTGTGAGAACAAAGCTTCGTGGCTAAGGGAAGTGTTGGAAACTCGATGTTATGCGGACTCCGAGAAGGCAACCAATTATGTTACGGCTGTTGCAAATTTCATCTGGCAGCACCAAGATCAGGCGGCTACGACGGCTGGAAAAATCGTAGGGGAAGGTCGGTAG
- a CDS encoding alpha-amylase family glycosyl hydrolase, giving the protein MRAVGALVSWRSLVHSWQLLGSHDSARVRTVVGDAARQEVAAGLQFTLPGTPMVFAGDELGLRGDNGEGSRTPMPWDRPGSWDGATFGVYRALVALRREVLELRHGGLRWVYVDDDALVYLRESPSGSVLALARRASGAPVRLTGLVAPPDVAAPALVNPYGGAPPLRPAADGTLTLPAAGPTFQLWRLP; this is encoded by the coding sequence ATGCGCGCCGTCGGGGCGTTGGTGTCGTGGCGGTCGTTGGTGCATTCGTGGCAGCTGCTCGGCTCGCATGATTCGGCCCGAGTGCGGACGGTGGTGGGGGACGCGGCGCGGCAGGAGGTGGCGGCCGGGTTGCAGTTCACGTTGCCGGGGACGCCGATGGTGTTCGCCGGGGACGAGTTGGGGTTGCGGGGCGACAACGGGGAGGGTTCGCGGACGCCGATGCCGTGGGATCGGCCGGGTTCGTGGGATGGGGCGACGTTCGGGGTGTATCGGGCGTTGGTGGCGTTGCGTCGGGAGGTGTTGGAGCTGCGGCACGGCGGGCTTCGTTGGGTGTACGTCGATGACGACGCCTTGGTCTACCTGCGGGAGTCGCCGTCCGGGTCAGTGTTGGCGCTGGCCCGGCGGGCGTCGGGTGCTCCGGTGCGCCTGACCGGTCTGGTGGCCCCGCCGGACGTTGCTGCTCCGGCCCTGGTCAACCCGTACGGCGGCGCACCACCGCTACGCCCGGCCGCCGACGGCACCCTGACCCTGCCCGCCGCAGGCCCCACCTTCCAACTCTGGCGCCTCCCCTGA